One Chitinophaga parva DNA segment encodes these proteins:
- a CDS encoding DUF5107 domain-containing protein: MREASVSVWQEQVIIPTYGTGKPDKNPMFFEKRVYQGSSGVVYPNPVIEKICDEKADKAYTGLFLENEYLKIMILPELGGRIQMAYDKIRQRHFIYYNQVIKPALVGLTGPWISGGIEFNWPQHHRPSTFDPVDFKLEEHADGSKTVWVNEVERMFHTKGMVAFTLHPGKAYLEINAQLYNRSALPQTFLWWANPAVKVNDHYQSVFPPDVNAVFDHGKRDVATFPIATGTYYKVDYAPGTDISLYKNIPVPTSYMAIRSDYDFVGGYEHDTQAGLLHVANHHVSPGKKQWTWGHGDFGQAWDRNLTDEDGPYIELMTGVFTDNQPDFSWLMPYEQKSFTQYFLPYRDLGVVKNASKDILLSVQGNEDGMQLKVFGTSLQKQVMIQVYYDGKPVYMTHTDLKPEHVFIQQLPLVGTYDEQKVEVCISSETQLLLRYAPAENRQNEIPEPAKPAQMPAEMESTEQLFLTGQHLEQYRHATYSPVPYYEEALRREPGDARNNNALGVWYLRRGKFAASETYFRTAIATITRRNPNPYDSEPYYNLGLCLQFQGRYAEAYEAFYKATWSRAWKDAGYFSVAQLDLRNGVYASALVHAQQSLDHNANNSKAYVLKALALRKLGRAEEAQQTAQAALQRDPFNLGALYELQDTARLKTLARGDAQNYLAYALDYAAAGAFREAIGLLSLALQGASTSPMVYYTLAWLYAATSQPDTAQQWLQQAASADPYLCFPNRLEEIAVLEYAIAHNTADGNAPYYLGNLFYDKRQYSDAVAYWELSAAINGAMPTVHRNLGIAYFNKQQDAAKALASYEKAFALDRGDARILMELDQLYKRLGRSPQERLQFLEAHLGTVLLRDDLYLERVTLYNLIHEPAMALELLLQRKFHPWEGGEGKASGQYVYSLVQLAIAAIRRGEPTLAVQWLEQAQQYPYSLGEGKLYGTQENDIFYWLGCAYEALQQPETAASYFHKATEGLSEPTAAIFYNDQQPDKICYQGLAWEKLHQPAKAKAIFEKLVAYGKQHLHDTVSIDYFAVSLPDLLIFEDDLQRRNQVHCHYITGLGLWGLHEPEAAVEAFSQALALDAAHAGAYAHLALAKHNTGATVA; the protein is encoded by the coding sequence TTACCGGGCCGTGGATCTCCGGCGGCATAGAATTTAACTGGCCCCAGCACCACCGGCCCAGCACCTTTGATCCCGTAGATTTTAAACTGGAGGAGCATGCAGACGGCAGCAAAACCGTGTGGGTGAATGAAGTGGAACGCATGTTCCATACCAAGGGCATGGTGGCCTTTACCCTGCACCCGGGCAAGGCTTACCTGGAGATCAATGCGCAGTTGTACAACCGTTCTGCATTGCCCCAAACCTTTCTCTGGTGGGCTAACCCGGCAGTGAAGGTGAATGATCATTATCAATCCGTATTCCCCCCGGACGTAAACGCCGTATTTGACCACGGTAAGCGCGACGTAGCTACGTTCCCCATTGCCACCGGCACTTATTACAAAGTGGATTACGCACCCGGCACCGACATCTCCCTGTATAAAAATATCCCGGTGCCTACGTCTTACATGGCTATCCGGTCCGACTATGATTTTGTAGGCGGCTATGAGCACGATACACAGGCGGGCCTGCTGCACGTGGCAAACCACCATGTGTCGCCTGGGAAGAAGCAATGGACCTGGGGCCACGGTGATTTTGGCCAGGCGTGGGACCGCAACCTCACGGATGAAGATGGTCCCTACATTGAATTGATGACCGGCGTATTTACCGACAACCAGCCGGACTTCTCCTGGCTGATGCCTTACGAGCAAAAATCCTTTACCCAATATTTCCTGCCTTACCGCGACCTGGGCGTGGTGAAAAATGCCAGCAAGGACATCCTGCTTTCCGTGCAGGGAAATGAAGACGGCATGCAACTGAAAGTATTTGGCACGTCCCTGCAAAAACAGGTGATGATCCAGGTGTACTACGATGGCAAACCGGTATACATGACGCACACAGACCTGAAACCGGAACACGTATTCATCCAGCAACTGCCCCTGGTGGGTACTTATGATGAGCAAAAGGTGGAAGTGTGCATCAGCAGTGAAACCCAGCTGCTGCTCCGCTATGCTCCCGCGGAGAACCGGCAGAACGAAATACCGGAACCGGCCAAACCCGCGCAAATGCCTGCTGAGATGGAGAGCACAGAACAGCTGTTCCTCACCGGCCAGCACCTGGAGCAGTACCGCCACGCCACGTACAGCCCCGTGCCGTATTACGAGGAAGCATTGCGCCGGGAGCCGGGTGATGCGCGCAACAACAACGCCTTGGGCGTATGGTACCTGAGAAGAGGCAAGTTTGCAGCAAGCGAAACTTATTTCCGTACCGCCATTGCCACCATTACCCGGCGCAATCCCAATCCTTACGACAGTGAGCCGTATTATAACCTGGGCCTCTGCCTACAGTTCCAGGGCCGCTATGCGGAAGCCTATGAAGCTTTCTATAAAGCCACCTGGAGCCGTGCGTGGAAAGATGCCGGTTATTTTTCCGTGGCCCAGCTGGACCTGCGGAACGGCGTATATGCGTCTGCGTTAGTACACGCACAGCAAAGCCTGGATCATAATGCCAATAACAGCAAGGCCTATGTATTAAAGGCCCTCGCCCTCCGCAAGCTGGGCCGCGCGGAAGAAGCACAGCAAACTGCGCAAGCGGCCTTGCAGCGAGATCCGTTCAACCTCGGCGCCTTGTATGAACTACAGGATACTGCCAGACTGAAAACACTGGCCCGCGGCGATGCACAGAACTATCTCGCTTATGCACTGGATTACGCAGCGGCAGGCGCCTTCCGGGAAGCCATTGGTTTACTGAGCCTGGCCTTGCAGGGCGCATCCACCAGCCCCATGGTGTACTACACACTGGCATGGCTATACGCCGCAACCAGCCAGCCGGATACCGCCCAACAATGGCTGCAGCAGGCCGCCTCCGCCGATCCTTACCTGTGCTTCCCTAACCGCCTGGAAGAAATTGCCGTGCTGGAATATGCCATAGCACACAACACTGCAGACGGCAATGCACCCTACTATCTCGGCAACCTGTTTTACGATAAACGCCAGTACAGCGATGCCGTGGCTTACTGGGAACTGTCGGCCGCCATTAACGGTGCTATGCCCACCGTGCACCGTAACCTGGGCATTGCTTACTTTAACAAGCAGCAGGATGCCGCCAAGGCATTGGCCAGTTATGAAAAGGCCTTTGCACTGGACCGCGGTGATGCACGTATACTCATGGAGCTGGATCAGCTGTACAAGCGCCTGGGCCGCAGTCCGCAGGAAAGATTACAATTCCTGGAAGCCCACCTGGGCACGGTGCTGCTGCGCGATGATCTGTACCTGGAGCGTGTAACTTTATACAACCTTATCCACGAACCAGCCATGGCACTGGAACTGCTGCTGCAGCGCAAGTTCCATCCCTGGGAAGGAGGGGAGGGCAAAGCCTCCGGCCAGTACGTGTATAGCCTTGTGCAGCTGGCCATTGCCGCCATCCGCCGCGGTGAGCCAACCCTCGCCGTGCAATGGCTGGAACAGGCGCAGCAATATCCCTACAGCCTGGGTGAGGGCAAGCTGTATGGCACCCAGGAAAATGATATCTTCTACTGGCTGGGCTGCGCTTATGAGGCGCTGCAACAACCGGAAACAGCGGCCAGCTATTTCCATAAGGCCACGGAAGGGCTCAGTGAGCCCACCGCCGCTATTTTCTATAACGACCAGCAGCCCGATAAGATCTGCTACCAGGGCCTGGCCTGGGAAAAACTGCACCAGCCGGCAAAGGCAAAGGCTATCTTTGAAAAACTGGTGGCTTATGGCAAGCAACACCTGCACGATACCGTGAGCATCGACTACTTTGCCGTATCCCTGCCAGACCTGCTGATCTTTGAAGACGACCTGCAACGCCGCAACCAGGTGCACTGCCATTACATTACAGGCCTGGGCCTCTGGGGCCTGCACGAGCCGGAAGCCGCGGTGGAAGCCTTCTCCCAGGCACTGGCGCTGGACGCAGCCCATGCCGGTGCATATGCGCACCTGGCCCTGGCCAAACACAATACCGGCGCAACTGTAGCATAA